AGGGAATATTGACGAGAGTACACTTGTGTCTGGCTTGATTGCCGTCTTGGAGGAGAGAGACGCAACTATGGACGTGGCCTTCCACAGCATTGACCGTTCAGATTTGTCGGAATCTCAAGGGAAAGCCGTATTGGGAAGACGCAAAGAAATGATACAGCATCTGTTTCAGAATCTGAAACAGCTTGTCGCAAATTTCACCAAGTTAAACGAAATGGATGCCACAACGGCCTCAGCAATCGTAACGGACCTGTCAGGAAACGACGGTACAATGTTGAAACTGATagaattgaaaaactggaagGACGTTATCCACATCaccaaaattttgaaacttttggCAAACGTCTTGCTAAATTTACCCCTTCAGACGGACTTCGTCGTGGATTGGTTCAACGAGGTGCCCAATTTTACCCATTTTTGGGAAAACACGTTACTCGTCTCAGTACCAGATCTACCCTTTTCTATCGTGGCCCAACTGGAAGCACTGATCACTTTGAactctcttcttgttctaGGGTTCGACAGCACAATATCCGCGATAAATACTGATACACCGTACTTTCAGGACATAAAAACTTTCATCAAGATACAATCCATAATCGAAACCCAATTAACTCATGATCCAGTGTTGCTGTACATGTGGTCGTTCGCACTCTTCACCAAAGCGGTGCTAATAGACGAGGGATCTGATGAAACTTTTATGAATGAATATTTGATTGCAAATAATAACAACTCACCGAGCACAGTATCAACTGTCTTTGCCTCAAAAGCTGAAAAATTAAACGTTTTCCAGACCATTTCAGATCTGACAGAGTCCCTGTCATCAGATGTATTGTACCCTACGATAATGTCCTCATTTGTCACATTCATGCTGAATTTTGTTCCCTTGACTACAGAGGTTACACAGATGATCAAGATTGTTATGAAGAAAGTACCAACAGAATTCATAGAGAAGTTTTTAACCACGGACATTTTTGAGAGAAGGCTGGCAGTACTGAAGGCAAAGCTGCCATTGATCAATGAAGCGCTTTTACCCCTGATCAATATATCATCGATAAATTTCGAGTTCGCAAATTTTGAATGGAAAGAACTGAACACTTATGCGTCAACGACAAAATTGGGAGAACTAGACTACGATCTTGCTGATCTCGATAGGGGGGACAACGCTGCACTGGTGTCACAAAATGACCTCATAGTATTGAAGCAGGAAACACTAATAAATCCACCCTTGGAAAACGATTCTACCGTAAAAATGCCGATTCCATCAAACACTAAGGGTAAAATCCTAGATACTGGGCTCGATGATAGCTTGGTAATTTTTCTACTTGACTACAATGGTTGGTCCGTTTTGGGTAGAGTCCTCCATAACCTGTGCGAAGCGTACTTCGAAAAGGGCAAAGATTTGGATTCCCGAAGTATAAACTTGATGATATCCATCATAGAACTGATTGGTAGTGTAGTGGGCCCCTGTTTGCCAAACGAAAAAAAGGGATCAGAGATCTTACAATATCTGGCGAATAACCTAAATGGTGGCGATATTGTTTCTGTAATGTTTAAAATCTATGAGATCGCTCTTAATAAAAGAGATTACCGAGTCACCTGTGCATGCGCTGAATTCACGAACAATCTCGTTGTCAACTTCCCACATTTTGTTTGGTCATACCTAACACGCTCCTCCCTTTTCGACAGATACGGTAAAACAGGATTATCTTCTATCTTTTTAGGAACGCTGGAATTACCTAACGGTGAGTACGGATTCACCATTCACCTATCAGAATTGGCAATCCGGTTGGTGGAAGATGCATTGACACTGCAAAAAAGTGTCTCGACGAGAATACAAAAGGACATTCTACAAAAACTGGCTCAACAGTTAATAAacatttttgaaagttgcCAGTCTTGGAAGTTCAATGATTTGAATCAAAGGTTCAAACTGTGTTATAACTTGACATCATTCTTCTCTAAAGCACTGTACAACGTTTTTGGTATTGACCCAGACAACAAAccagaaaagaaggtcacCAAAGTTTTGGGAGATATTAGTGATATGATTATAAAAACGTTTCTAAGATCTCATTCTGCAGACTCCTATTCGGCAACTTCACTACTGAACATCTTAACATCACAAACTGAAAACCATATGGCGACTCTAGGAAACAAGGCATACGGATTAATGTACACGAAATTGATCAAATCATCGTTCGAGCTAACCAACCTACTGATTGCTATGCGAGATCTGCTGAATCTTCAGCCCAGCATCTTTGAGAAAGCAATTTTTTCTAACGCAGCAACCTTTGCGGAGTTCTATATCGGTAGCCCAGCCctgaaaagaaagattaTAAACCTATTCGGTTATCTCATCAGTGCAACGTGGAACGGGGATACTCCATTTTTACTGTCATATCTGGGTGAAATGAACTCAAAGAAGTTATTGAACAGCATCAATGAGGACCTACAAAAACCATTGAAAAACTTTCATTTATTAAGAGACATTTACACATTTGTTGGAATATTAATGAAGAGCAAACAGGATGGACTGGcaatattatttttaaCGGGCAACATCGCCTCTAGAAAGACCCTTGAATCAACGGACGTAGGAGCCAAGAAAAGTACGACCAAAGATGATGGTGCGACAGATAGCTCAATACTCAACACCTTAAAAGGCAACGCACAGAATATGGTCAGTCTTCCTGAGTTTGTGTCATGTGCGTTGCTTGAGGCAATTGCATTCTCGTTCAACTCGTGGGTTCACTCTAAAAGTTTAAATTTAGTGAAGGATACCAATTTTATTAGTGTGCTTATGAAGAAGGTCAACAGTTTCAAACCTC
This DNA window, taken from Huiozyma naganishii CBS 8797 chromosome 7, complete genome, encodes the following:
- the NUP188 gene encoding Nup188p (similar to Saccharomyces cerevisiae NUP188 (YML103C); ancestral locus Anc_8.821), which gives rise to MAGKTLSFKDVAAFLLQSREAAERSDPLARPSLELVEEFVEQNRDLVVNLAQWDGPCEMQKPEIVQSITVRGTQVSGITESDCRCAFALAKTFQLNYKDTLRVIVRESSRGQKGGNIDESTLVSGLIAVLEERDATMDVAFHSIDRSDLSESQGKAVLGRRKEMIQHLFQNLKQLVANFTKLNEMDATTASAIVTDLSGNDGTMLKLIELKNWKDVIHITKILKLLANVLLNLPLQTDFVVDWFNEVPNFTHFWENTLLVSVPDLPFSIVAQLEALITLNSLLVLGFDSTISAINTDTPYFQDIKTFIKIQSIIETQLTHDPVLLYMWSFALFTKAVLIDEGSDETFMNEYLIANNNNSPSTVSTVFASKAEKLNVFQTISDLTESLSSDVLYPTIMSSFVTFMLNFVPLTTEVTQMIKIVMKKVPTEFIEKFLTTDIFERRLAVLKAKLPLINEALLPLINISSINFEFANFEWKELNTYASTTKLGELDYDLADLDRGDNAALVSQNDLIVLKQETLINPPLENDSTVKMPIPSNTKGKILDTGLDDSLVIFLLDYNGWSVLGRVLHNLCEAYFEKGKDLDSRSINLMISIIELIGSVVGPCLPNEKKGSEILQYLANNLNGGDIVSVMFKIYEIALNKRDYRVTCACAEFTNNLVVNFPHFVWSYLTRSSLFDRYGKTGLSSIFLGTLELPNGEYGFTIHLSELAIRLVEDALTLQKSVSTRIQKDILQKLAQQLINIFESCQSWKFNDLNQRFKLCYNLTSFFSKALYNVFGIDPDNKPEKKVTKVLGDISDMIIKTFLRSHSADSYSATSLLNILTSQTENHMATLGNKAYGLMYTKLIKSSFELTNLLIAMRDLLNLQPSIFEKAIFSNAATFAEFYIGSPALKRKIINLFGYLISATWNGDTPFLLSYLGEMNSKKLLNSINEDLQKPLKNFHLLRDIYTFVGILMKSKQDGLAILFLTGNIASRKTLESTDVGAKKSTTKDDGATDSSILNTLKGNAQNMVSLPEFVSCALLEAIAFSFNSWVHSKSLNLVKDTNFISVLMKKVNSFKPQPLYKTDDMTKKKMITHYSKEYRLISRIVEVFALYLYSSPDSNSEIYRFLNQRNLFEIVNPYFEIDMDHPAVQEAVNRDFANTFEGYTLSQFKLSVLNRSSSIFQHGVFNIPLMDRMFGNNPRWTLDNSGGSIRSRIIDLSLNLKYIHYQISAAKSWGALLTCFVKASKAPLNDEFMDIVQHFLQYSIGDDDTSKKRYAQMYQERIELSFYILYAFKNSGKTFPDKKLLDVLSLLITTFENEGSLQADVRNILPSEMQRSEYRPILRSVLIILNLTKSDQTFVELAGPQLLKFLQCSFSQGVYVIFSSILADITASTNTGLQGCVIYNLEDKIQNLFLLLALLNKIKDMNPSEKFKTMFAISLDSIGTIKVILSLYSSSHLFRINDEPIIGHITLTFISQLCTISTIAENFIKNGLFAVLLESPLSVALQNGSIKPENHPRLHNIWSNGLLSILLLLLSGFGAKILPEACLFASYFGKQIKTATYSWSDPDLAVSSALIRETSQLILLQKMLAALHYQRYLNTTTRPKVTSSSSSEEVTELICGLDTGEERRELNVALKKLLTHPKYLNSRIVGVTVEELQLLDHEPSRTEFVKNINREIKELQEGLLENI